The Candidatus Margulisiibacteriota bacterium DNA segment TCTGTTACTGACTTGTCTTCCAATGTGCCAGGAAATGCTTTGGTTGCCTCAGAAATAATGGTTGAAGGATCAGTGGAATAATTACTCTTTGTATCTTGAGTTTTTAAGTATGAGCCGATAGATTTTCTGGCTGCATCTTTTTGTAATATATCTATTTTTGATTTTACAAAACCTTCATTATTCCCGCTTATATCATTATTAACACGAGCCTTCATTTCCTCTTTTATTTTCTTATCTATTTGTTCAGTAGGGGTATCGGTTTTTATATCTTTGAATAACTGGTCCTGAATATTTGTAATGGTAGACTGTGTGATTTTATCACTATCAGGAAGCGGAGCAGATTTTGCTTTGCTCTCGATAGCTCCCTTGATTTTCGCGCCCAATGAAGATTTTGCTATTGAAAGTTTAGAAAAACACACCAATAGTGTGTTTTTTATAAACTTTTCAGATATAGTTTCTGATTTCCTTGTAAGATTACCCTCTTTTGATAAGTATTTTAACTCTACCAGTGCTGAGAGAAATTTGTCTATATTTAGTGCTTTATCTTTACCTTTTATGGATTTGTCTTCATTAATAATTTTTTTAATTTCATTTACTATTTCTGAATTGCCAGGTAATGATAAATTGTCTTTTTTAACATCACCCCAGACGATATCGCGGAATGAACTATTTATATTCCCTGCTAGCGTAGCTACCATATTATATCCTCCTTATTACTCATCTAATATTATTCCCCAAAGGGAATTGTTTTAAACACAAATAAAAAATATAATGGTTATTAATGAAAACCCAGAAAATATATATAATTGACGACTCCGAATATATTGCCCTGATGTTGAAAAAGGTTCTTTTTGACCTAGATTATGTTACTCTGGGAATTTCCACCAAAGAAGATCATGCCCTGGATAACGTCAGGAGGTTAAAGGATGAAATAGATATCATCACCCTGGATATTTATATGGGCAAAACTGACGGTATGTCATTAATACCCAAGCTGTTGGCTATTAATCCGAAGTTTAAAATAGTGATGGTCAGCTCCAACCGTGACGAAAAAACAATTATTAAATGTATTCAAATGGGCGCAAAGCACTACATCCTAAAACCTTTTCATATGGAAGATATCAGAAAGATTATTCAAAAAATTTCTCAGGCACCCTGAGAATTATTACAGTTTTAATTTTTTTAGAAATTTTTTAAGGATACTAAAAAGATCAGTTTGGCCAGTTTTTTCCTGGGTGGAGGTTTGGCTGGCAGTAATCTTTTCCAGTTGCTTTTTGTATTCGTTCTGAATTTTGGTTTTTTCGTCCTGTGTAATAATCAGAGAAGAATTCAGGATATTGTTCAAAGCACTCAGGCTCTGGTTGGACAATGGTTTGGTTTCCTGGATAGTTCCGGAGTTATTAATATATATTTCCGTACCTTTTTTTACCTGCACTGTTTGCTTGTCTGTTGCAACCTCAACAGTGCCTTCATAAGTAGAAATATTACCCTCTGGCCCCTCCACCGAAAAGAAGGTGCCTTTTATAGAGATTGAAGCATGGGCTGTTTTGATAATAAATTGTTCATTGGCAGGGGATTTGGTTATAGCCTTAATCCATATTTTGCCCAGCATTACCCGGACTGTACGGAAATAATCCTTTTGTGGATCAAGTTTTATGGCGTTTAGGATAATATCGGAATTGGGGTCTAGCCTCACGGTATGCCCAGAGGTAAATTGTATTTCGCAATAAGAGTTGGTAATAGTTTTAAGTTCGTCATAATTATAAAATTTTGATGTAGGCTTTACTTCCTGCCAATAAAAAGAGTCTTTGCCACGATAAAGTACGGTGCCGTCAAAAGTAATAATCTGGGCTATTAATGGCGGTTCCAGGGAGTCAAAATTAACTTCGGCATAGAGCATGGAAAACGCAGCCAGAATTAAAATAAATATAAAATTTTTCATAGTATCAGCCTTTTAATAATACTACTAAATAAACCTGAAAAACGCTACTGATGGGTAGTTTTAATTATTAAATTAATCTCTTTGATATTATTTTTTTTAGTTAGTTCAATAACCTTATTATTAATCTTTACATTATATTCATAAAGGTTACCGGACCTGTCATATATTTTTAAAAGAAAAGTTTTCTTTTCATACAGGTTTAACTTAATTTTTTCATAGAATTTCTGGTCACTTCTTATGGCTATGTCAGTATTATCCCATTTTAATAGTTTAATATTTTTAGCCAGACCCTTAATTATTATTTTGTTATCGATAATATCAAAATTAATCGTCAGTGACACGGGTAGTTCTTTGATTTCATTTATTGACAGTTCATTGTAAAGAGATGAAGAAGAAAAGTCCCGGACAGGAGTCGGGTTAGCCCTGACCGATTCTTTGTCGGTCACAGGCTTTGCCTGCTGGTCAAGGGCCCAGGTAAGGCCGAATCTGTGCACACCACCCAGGTATTCGGATCCGCTGTTATAGCAGGCGAAAGAATAATCCAGGGAATAGTCTCCCAGGCACAAACTCAAGCCGGCGTTACATGTGTCCTGATTTATTCCAAGCCTGAATATCAGGTTCTCATTTAGTATTCTGCTTTCCAGCCCAGCCATATATTGCCAGATATCATCCTGATATTTAATTCCAAAGTTAATATTTGAGCTATCCAGTGCATAACCTAATCCTAAAGTATAAGCCGGGGAGGGCTTTTCCCGCTCAGTTTCCCACAAATAGCCGCTAGCCAGCAGATTGTATGCGGTAAAGGAAAGGTTTATATTGGAATTTAAATAATAAATAAGCCCCAGGTCGGTTCCACAACAAGAGGCCGAGGTTATATCAAGATATTTGTATGCATATTTTATATTTAAACCCACAGACAAATTTTTATTTAGCTTAGCAGCGGTACTC contains these protein-coding regions:
- a CDS encoding response regulator; translation: MKTQKIYIIDDSEYIALMLKKVLFDLDYVTLGISTKEDHALDNVRRLKDEIDIITLDIYMGKTDGMSLIPKLLAINPKFKIVMVSSNRDEKTIIKCIQMGAKHYILKPFHMEDIRKIIQKISQAP
- a CDS encoding FecR family protein, producing MKNFIFILILAAFSMLYAEVNFDSLEPPLIAQIITFDGTVLYRGKDSFYWQEVKPTSKFYNYDELKTITNSYCEIQFTSGHTVRLDPNSDIILNAIKLDPQKDYFRTVRVMLGKIWIKAITKSPANEQFIIKTAHASISIKGTFFSVEGPEGNISTYEGTVEVATDKQTVQVKKGTEIYINNSGTIQETKPLSNQSLSALNNILNSSLIITQDEKTKIQNEYKKQLEKITASQTSTQEKTGQTDLFSILKKFLKKLKL